A window of Cryptomeria japonica chromosome 3, Sugi_1.0, whole genome shotgun sequence contains these coding sequences:
- the LOC131033109 gene encoding LOB domain-containing protein 11-like, producing the protein MSRIVYPCAACKIQRRKCGDKCVLAPYFAPNDPHKFFVVHKLFGARNIAKILRDIAVENREDAVTSVVYEASVRVNDPIYGCTGAICRLQKEVLDLQSQLATVQAELHNTQANLSSLLTGFCNSVGEENAVGVVHQSDPYSENGTTVDNLRVLQDDEDPFGLWAPL; encoded by the exons ATGTCTCGTATTGTTTATCCGTGTGCTGCTTGCAAGATTCAACGAAGAAAATGTGGAGATAAATGCGTGCTCGCTCCATATTTCGCACCAAACGATCCACACAAATTCTTTGTTGTACACAAATTATTTGGTGCAAGGAACATTGCCAAAATCCTTCGG GATATTGCGGTTGAGAATAGAGAAGATGCTGTAACAAGCGTGGTATATGAAGCAAGTGTGAGAGTGAACGATCCAATCTACGGTTGCACTGGCGCCATCTGTCGATTGCAGAAGGAAGTATTGGACCTTCAATCACAACTAGCAACTGTTCAAGCAGAGCTCCACAACACACAGGCTAATCTTTCGTCTCTCCTCACCGGATTTTGTAATTCCGTTGGAGAAGAAAATGCAGTGGGTGTTGTACATCAAAGCGATCCATATAGTGAAAATGGAACAACAGTGGATAACCTAAGGGTTTTGCAAGACGATGAGGACCCGTTTGGATTATGGGCGCCACTGTGA